The Entomobacter blattae nucleotide sequence AAATACCTGTTAACGACTGAGTACGAATTTCGTACCCAGTCACTTCGAAATAGTCTTCGTTGAGAACAAGCCGCTTTTTGTTTTCATTAAAATTGCGTTTAGCAGTGCCTTTTGCTCTCTCATGAATTAGGTCAACCATCTCCAGTGTTAAAACAGGTCTTTCCTTGTATTCTACAACCTTGAATTCTTTGTCTTCAACGGTAATAATTTCTTGATGTGTCATAGGTTCTTGCTCCAGCATCAGTGAATTTTTTTATTTTTTAAATAGGTTTGTAGAAAACTGATGTGATAGTCGAGTTCTTCATGAAATTTTTCTGAAAAGCCAAGGTTGGTAAAGAACGCGATCGTGTCTTTACGGTAATGTCTGTAGAAATCGCTCTGTTCGTTTTCATCGCAGAGTACTATCAGGTCGTTCCATTTTTTTAACTTTTCAAAAATGGTCAGTATGTATAGAAAATCTTCTTTTTGGCAGGCTAGGTAGCCAATGTCGTTTTTCCAGAAAAAACTTCTAGCTATTGATACGGCCTGCGGGTCAAGGTTTTGCATACCAATACCCTCTACATAAACATGCATATGTTATTCTCCCTAAGAATTATAGAGAGGTAGTAACTATATTAGTTACCAAAGGTCAATATAATAGTTACTTAAATTACTTCCAAACCCATTTACCAATTACCCGGCCTTTAATAGTAATTTCATCAAGTTTTTTATTATAGGAACTATAGGCTGGATTTATACTGCTTATTTTTACAACAGTAGGATCACTACTCAGGATGATTTCTAGTCTTTTAAGAATAACAGTGTAACCATCCCATATGGCATATATACCAGGGGGAGAAGGAATATTTTTGGATAAATCAACTAGGACTTTTTCACCAGAATAATAATCTGGTTCCATACTATCTCCCTCTACTTTTAGGATTATTAATGAAGAAGAGTTTGTAAAAGATTTTATATACTCTAAAGGTATCACCCAGTTGCTGGTGTTAATATTTTTTAGAGAACAGTCGTATTCAGGAATTAAAGCTGACTCTGTTCCTTGGGAAATACTTTCTTTTGTTGTAGTAGGTTGATCTATTCCCATTAAATATGATGGAGAGACGTTTAACACAGCAGAAATTCTCTTTGCCCAGTGGGAACTAAGGCTAGTTTTTCCATGCCGTAATTTAAATATCGTTTGTTTGGTGGTGTTAAGAGCCGATGCAAGTTGCGGATCATTGAGACCTGCCGCAATCATAGCCTTTTCAAGTCGTTGAGAAGGAGAGCTGTTATCAGTTTTGTTCATATGAGAGATAATAACTTCGGTTTCTTTTTTTGTCAGAAACTTAATTATTGACTATAGTAACTAAAATAGTTACTATTTTGAAATGCAACTTAATGACTGGTTACTTAAAAACAAAATTAGCAAAAGTAGATTCGCTCAAATATCAGGTATCAATCATAAACAATTGGTTGGGCGATACACAAACGGAACTTCGTTTCCTAGCTCACTAAACTTGTCACGAATTTCTTTTGCGACGAGGGGTGAGGTTACGGCTAACGATTTTTTAGAACTGTTTTTAGAAAAACAAAAGGCGTGAAGCAGCTTCGAAACACCTTCACGCCCCGACTGATAGGACAGCCAATGTATTGTATAATAATAAACAGTTCTGCTGTCGATAACAATCTTTTCCTTGAGAAGAGATCATGACATGAGGCGGGCCGATCGGCAGAAAATCCTTGATTATTTTATGGATAACTGGGATTTCAGGGCTCTTTCGCCAGAAGCCACCTTACTGTGGTTTGATCTGGCTTTTTATTTACACGAACGGGATTTAACAACCCTCTCAGCACAGCTGGCCAAAGGTAATGTGCTGGATGATCTTTTCTCCAGGAATAGAACATCATCTTGTGTGCGTTCTGTAGAAGAACTGTGCAGATTTTCTCTGATTAGGAGAGAGGATGATGGAAGCATGGTGTGCTGTTTCCTTGAAGACCTACAGCAGGTCAGAGAAGCCAGGGACCAGAAAAGACAGAAACCTATTGTCGATGAAGGTCAACAGCTTTTGGTATCTGCACAGGCTCATGGAGATCGTCGCTCCCTAACCAGTCGTGAGAATGGCCGGAAGGGGGGAAGGCCACCAAAACAAAGGAGCGGTAATCAACCTTCTCTTTTGTTGCCAATTGCTGGTGGTAATCAACCAGTTCATAACCTAAAAAACCTGATTCATCTGGAAAACAGGTTTTTAGGTTTTCAAAAACCAGATGAAACGCAGGGTTTTTCACAAAAAATAGGTTATTTAGGTTTTCCTAAAGAGAAAGAAAAAGAAATATATATAAACTCTTCTTTTTCTTCTTCTCCTTCAAAAGGTGAGAAACCTAATTTCAAACCCACGCAAACAAATGTTTCTGACGATCTGATTGTCTTTGCCAGTCACTGTATGGATCGAGCTGGAATACCCAAGAATTCGTCTTCTGTCAGAAATCAGCTCTGGCAGGTTCAGCAATGGTTGAATGAGGGCGTAACAGAGCAAACTATCCTTGAAGCGATTGGCTATTTAACGGCTAAAATGCAGAAAAATGGGCAGACGCCGGATCATTTAGGGGCTTTTTGCAAAACAGTAGAAACCTTTCAACAACAGGAAAACGCTGTTGCTGCTGTTATGCCCACTATAGAGCAGGCAAAAGAGGAAGATCTTCTGGCCAAAGAAACCTTCAGGAAGGATTTTCTGGCATGGCAAAAACGATATGAATTCTCTCATGATTTTACTGAACTTGCAAAAATGCCTCGACTGGAAAATTACCTCTCCAGAAAATCTGCCTAATGAAAGAATTTTACTACGCATAAGTTAAGGAAGTGCTGAACAGATATGACAACCCTCTATATTGCTGAAAAACCCTCTGTAGCCCGTGTTCTGGCTGATGAGCTGGGTAAGGAAGTTCAGAAAGAAGGCTATATCCAGTGTAAGAACGATGTGCTGGTGACATGGTGTTTTGGTCATCTTTTAGAGCAGGAAGAGCCTGATTCTTATCTCCCAGAGACCGTACCGGTAGGACGGAATGGTCGTAAGCTTTGGCGGAAAATTGATCTGCCGATTATTCCCACCACGTGGATACTCAAACCCCGTAAGGATGCCTTCAGGCAGTTCAAGATCATTCGTGACCTGTTAAAACAGGTTAAAACCGTTGTTCATGCCGGTGACCCTGACAGGGAAGGACAGCTGCTTGTTGATGAGGTTTTGGAGTATTGCCGTTTTAAAGGGGTGATCAAGCGCTACTGGGCAAGTGCACAGGATGAGGCCTCTGTCCGTAAGGCTTTATCAACTTTGACTGATAATACAGATTTTTTAGGATGGAGCCATGCAGCACTGGCACGTTCCCGCGCGGATTGGCTTATTGGCGAACTGCACCCGTGCCTATACGTTGTCCGCCCGTGATCAGGAGGTTAATCAGCTGTTGGTAGCTGGGCGGGTGCAGACTCCAACATTAAGCCTTGTCGTTAGCAGGGACAAAGAGCGGGAGCATTTCAGGGTAAAGTCCTATTATGCACTCTCTGGTCTGTTTTATTGCCCCGATGAAGCAGGGCAGGTTATAGCCCGGTGGAAGCCGCGTAATGGGCAGGAGGGATGCGATGAAGAAGGTCGTATCATTTAACAAGGAATTGGCAGACAGGCTGTGTAAGACACTCTCCAGTCAATCTGCTTGCCTAACCAGCCTTACCGAAGAAGACAAAAAGCAGGCATGTCCTAAAGGGTTGTCTGGAGCTGATATCGCTATACTGGCTTCTAAGAAGTGGGGCTATACAGCCCAACAGACATTGGATGCCACTCAATCACTCTATGAGAAAAAACTGATCACTTACCCACGGACAGATTCCTCTTTCTTGCCCCAAAGCCAGTTTGGCGAGGCAGGTGAGGTGCTGGACTGTGTCTGGAAGAATAACCCAGATGAAGTTCTGTGGCAGAAGGCCAATCCTGCTTTAAAATCCCGTATCTGGAATGACCAGAAGGTCACAGCCCATCATGCCATTATTCCCACGCGACATAAAGGGAACAGGTCGGTATTAAAACCCGAGGAGAGAAATATCTATCAGGCTATTTGCCAGAACTATGTGACCCAGTTCTTCTCAGACTATCGTTACAAGCTGAAGACGGCGCTCTTTGAGGTTGAGGGAGAGCAGTTTGTAGCCACTGGCCGGACTGTAACACAGATGGGCTGGAAAGTGCTCTATCAGGATCAGCAGAGTGACAATGACCACAATACTGAAAAGGAAGATGCTGTTTTCCCCATTTCTCTTACTGAAGGCATGAATGTGTTATGTCATGAAGTTACCAGTGAGACAAAGCAGACCAAGCCTCCAGAAGCCTTTACAGAAGGCAGTCTGATACAGGCAATGATCAATATTCAGAAATATGTTTCCGATACCAGGCAGAAAGCCTTGCTGAAAGAAACTGACGGGATTGGTACTGCTGCAACCCGTGCAGCCATTATTGAAGAGCTGGTCAGGAAGGGGTATCTGGAGCGTAAGAAGAAAAGTGTGATCAGTACAGCTATAGGCCAATTGGTGATTGAGTGTCTGGAAGGCATATTAACACAGCCCGCCATAACCGCACTATTTGAGCGCCGTCTCAGGGAAATACAGGATGGGAAAGAAGAAGAGAACCGGTTTCTGGCCAGTATTTACGACCTAATCAATAAGGAAATGGAAAAGGCTTTTACCAGGTCATATACAGAGTCTCATAACTCTGTTTTAAACCGTAGGGGAGTAAGTCAAAGTAAGGTTGATAAAAACTTGTCAGAGACAACCTTTGCATGCCCAGATTGTAGCAAGCTCCTTGTCAGGAGAGAGGCCTGGAGCAGTACAAAGAAAAACCCCCGTTACTGGTGGGGGTGTAGTGGCTTTCCATCTTGCAGGACCATGTTTTTTGATAAAAATAATGCGCCTGATTTTTCTTCAAAATAAGGAAAATTCCAAATTAATACCTTTTTGATGCATACAGCTT carries:
- a CDS encoding DNA topoisomerase, whose translation is MKKVVSFNKELADRLCKTLSSQSACLTSLTEEDKKQACPKGLSGADIAILASKKWGYTAQQTLDATQSLYEKKLITYPRTDSSFLPQSQFGEAGEVLDCVWKNNPDEVLWQKANPALKSRIWNDQKVTAHHAIIPTRHKGNRSVLKPEERNIYQAICQNYVTQFFSDYRYKLKTALFEVEGEQFVATGRTVTQMGWKVLYQDQQSDNDHNTEKEDAVFPISLTEGMNVLCHEVTSETKQTKPPEAFTEGSLIQAMINIQKYVSDTRQKALLKETDGIGTAATRAAIIEELVRKGYLERKKKSVISTAIGQLVIECLEGILTQPAITALFERRLREIQDGKEEENRFLASIYDLINKEMEKAFTRSYTESHNSVLNRRGVSQSKVDKNLSETTFACPDCSKLLVRREAWSSTKKNPRYWWGCSGFPSCRTMFFDKNNAPDFSSK
- a CDS encoding XRE family transcriptional regulator; its protein translation is MNKTDNSSPSQRLEKAMIAAGLNDPQLASALNTTKQTIFKLRHGKTSLSSHWAKRISAVLNVSPSYLMGIDQPTTTKESISQGTESALIPEYDCSLKNINTSNWVIPLEYIKSFTNSSSLIILKVEGDSMEPDYYSGEKVLVDLSKNIPSPPGIYAIWDGYTVILKRLEIILSSDPTVVKISSINPAYSSYNKKLDEITIKGRVIGKWVWK
- a CDS encoding DNA topoisomerase, which produces MSARDQEVNQLLVAGRVQTPTLSLVVSRDKEREHFRVKSYYALSGLFYCPDEAGQVIARWKPRNGQEGCDEEGRII
- a CDS encoding toprim domain-containing protein, which gives rise to MTTLYIAEKPSVARVLADELGKEVQKEGYIQCKNDVLVTWCFGHLLEQEEPDSYLPETVPVGRNGRKLWRKIDLPIIPTTWILKPRKDAFRQFKIIRDLLKQVKTVVHAGDPDREGQLLVDEVLEYCRFKGVIKRYWASAQDEASVRKALSTLTDNTDFLGWSHAALARSRADWLIGELHPCLYVVRP